A genomic window from Brachyspira sp. SAP_772 includes:
- a CDS encoding carbohydrate ABC transporter permease, whose amino-acid sequence MKLRKELVREIILSIIGILITIIFLFPLLIIFFSSLKTESEIFSSAMTLLPKKIDFSSYIDQFVNFNIMRSFLNSFIIALFSTMLSLILSIPASYGLARFNVPFKKSILLVFLLTQLLPTSLILTPLFIMFTKLKIINSYLGPILSTATISIPFTILIMRTIFIKAPKELEEAGKIDGCTMWQIFLKIFLPISKPGLITSASFSFIMAWNDLIFSMTFNNNENLRPMTAGIYNFMSVYGTQWNRIMAYAVLLVLPVVIIFILLQKYIVGGLLEGSVKG is encoded by the coding sequence GGAATATTAATAACAATAATTTTTTTATTTCCTTTGCTTATAATATTTTTTAGTTCTTTAAAAACTGAATCAGAAATATTCTCTAGTGCAATGACTTTATTACCTAAAAAAATAGATTTTTCAAGTTATATAGATCAATTTGTTAATTTTAATATAATGAGATCTTTTTTAAACTCATTTATTATAGCACTATTTTCTACTATGCTTTCATTAATACTCTCAATACCTGCATCTTATGGACTTGCAAGATTTAATGTGCCATTTAAAAAATCTATATTATTAGTGTTTCTTTTAACTCAATTGCTGCCAACTTCTTTAATCTTAACACCTTTATTTATAATGTTTACAAAATTAAAAATTATTAATTCATATTTAGGGCCTATATTATCAACAGCAACTATTTCTATACCATTTACTATTTTAATAATGAGAACTATTTTTATAAAAGCACCTAAAGAATTAGAAGAAGCTGGAAAAATAGATGGTTGTACTATGTGGCAAATATTTCTAAAAATATTTTTACCTATATCTAAACCTGGTTTAATAACTTCAGCTTCATTTTCATTCATAATGGCATGGAATGATTTAATATTTTCTATGACATTTAATAATAATGAAAATTTAAGACCTATGACTGCTGGTATATATAATTTTATGTCTGTTTATGGAACTCAATGGAATAGAATAATGGCTTATGCTGTTTTACTAGTATTGCCTGTTGTAATAATATTTATACTATTACAAAAATACATAGTGGGAGGACTTTTAGAAGGATCTGTAAAGGGTTAA